The following proteins come from a genomic window of Campylobacter concisus:
- the nfo gene encoding deoxyribonuclease IV, translating to MRYIGAHVSAAGGVFNAPLNAAKIGANAFALFTKNQRQWNAKELSASEIEQFKENLKISGISTKHVLPHSSYLINLGHPDEEARAKSLEAFVDEIDRASKLGLELLNFHPGSHLKQISEKECLDNIANCMNVALKRTSGVKLVIENTAAQGSNLGFSFKQIAYLIERVDDESRVGVCFDTCHAFAAGYDLRSKEAYAKTMGEFDAIIGYKFLSGMHLNDAKFGLGSKKDRHESLGKGELGFSAFKNIINDDKIGEIPLILETIDESIWEDEIKILRNFEKEKL from the coding sequence ACGCTCCGTTAAATGCTGCAAAAATAGGAGCAAATGCCTTTGCTCTTTTTACAAAAAATCAACGCCAGTGGAATGCAAAAGAGCTAAGTGCTAGTGAAATAGAGCAGTTTAAAGAAAATCTAAAAATTTCTGGCATAAGCACAAAGCATGTTTTGCCACACAGTAGTTACTTGATAAATTTAGGCCATCCAGATGAGGAGGCAAGAGCAAAGTCGCTTGAAGCCTTTGTGGATGAGATAGATCGCGCCAGTAAGCTTGGGCTAGAGCTTTTAAATTTTCATCCAGGCTCACATCTAAAACAAATAAGTGAAAAAGAGTGCTTAGATAATATCGCAAACTGCATGAATGTGGCACTTAAACGCACAAGCGGTGTAAAGCTAGTCATCGAAAATACAGCTGCACAAGGCTCAAATTTAGGCTTTAGTTTTAAGCAGATTGCTTATTTGATAGAGCGAGTAGACGATGAGAGTAGGGTTGGTGTTTGCTTTGATACCTGTCACGCATTTGCTGCTGGATATGATCTAAGAAGTAAAGAGGCCTACGCCAAAACTATGGGGGAATTTGATGCGATCATTGGCTATAAATTTTTATCTGGCATGCATTTAAATGATGCAAAATTTGGACTTGGCTCGAAAAAAGATAGGCACGAGAGCCTTGGCAAGGGTGAGCTTGGATTTAGTGCTTTTAAAAATATAATAAATGATGATAAAATAGGCGAAATTCCTTTAATATTAGAGACGATTGACGAGAGTATTTGGGAAGACGAGATAAAAATTTTAAGAAATTTCGAAAAGGAAAAACTATGA
- a CDS encoding OmpP1/FadL family transporter translates to MKKVLLSIIAISTLLNAGGYKVPEQSADSLGLAASNIAFSFGADAAYFNPANMMFLDGLHHFESTLGWFHINKLEFKSDSGKSYRSEKFDSLAGTFSFVTPEIYENWKFGLALAVPAAVGVSWEDPATAFTAKRFKLQVVELNPTVAYRINDKLAIALGARGVYSKGKIASDFGQIGYREIKGDGMDYGYNVALTYRPIEDLSLAVTYRSKVNLELKGHTDADFKGLFAPISYHGKTRVEIPLPAQLVLATGYKFSDFTLLLAFERTYWSKFKGYDFEYMDKDTAHSRPAFARLMDDPVIKNAKDTNTYRLGLAYDVNEKFRLMAGFAYDEDITSSKHTGLELPNTTSKVYSFGVNYKFTPNLEMALGYVYQHRDKKRATGISSDTGKMSGEFDTGTIQILGTTFKYTF, encoded by the coding sequence ATGAAAAAAGTGCTATTAAGCATTATTGCAATATCTACTTTGCTAAATGCTGGAGGTTATAAAGTTCCTGAGCAAAGTGCTGATTCTTTAGGTCTTGCTGCTAGTAACATAGCCTTTAGTTTTGGGGCTGATGCGGCGTATTTTAACCCAGCAAATATGATGTTTTTAGACGGGCTTCACCATTTTGAAAGCACGCTTGGCTGGTTTCATATAAATAAGCTCGAGTTTAAAAGTGATAGTGGCAAAAGCTATAGGTCAGAAAAATTTGACTCGCTAGCTGGTACATTTAGTTTTGTAACGCCAGAAATTTATGAAAACTGGAAATTTGGTTTAGCTCTTGCCGTTCCTGCTGCTGTTGGTGTATCATGGGAAGATCCAGCTACTGCATTTACCGCTAAAAGGTTTAAGCTGCAAGTTGTTGAGTTAAATCCAACCGTAGCTTACCGCATAAACGATAAGCTTGCTATTGCTCTTGGTGCTAGAGGTGTTTATAGTAAAGGTAAGATAGCAAGTGATTTTGGACAGATAGGCTACAGAGAGATAAAAGGTGATGGCATGGACTACGGTTACAATGTCGCACTTACTTATAGACCTATTGAAGATTTAAGCCTTGCCGTTACTTACCGCTCAAAGGTAAATTTAGAACTTAAAGGCCATACAGATGCTGATTTTAAAGGGCTATTCGCACCTATAAGCTATCATGGAAAGACTAGAGTTGAGATCCCACTTCCTGCACAGCTTGTACTTGCAACTGGATATAAATTTAGCGATTTTACTCTTTTGCTAGCTTTTGAGAGGACGTATTGGTCTAAATTTAAAGGCTATGACTTTGAATACATGGATAAAGACACAGCCCACTCACGTCCAGCTTTTGCAAGGCTAATGGATGATCCAGTCATAAAAAATGCAAAAGATACAAATACATATAGACTAGGTCTTGCCTATGATGTAAATGAAAAATTTAGACTAATGGCTGGCTTTGCCTATGATGAAGATATTACAAGCAGCAAGCATACTGGATTAGAGCTTCCAAATACTACATCTAAGGTATATTCTTTTGGAGTAAATTATAAATTTACGCCAAATCTTGAAATGGCACTTGGATATGTTTATCAACACCGTGATAAGAAGCGTGCGACAGGTATTTCATCAGATACTGGAAAAATGTCAGGGGAATTTGATACTGGTACGATCCAAATCCTTGGTACGACTTTTAAATATACATTTTAG